AATAGAATATAGTCAATTAAACCACCAGAGAATGTCATACCAATTTTAACATCTAAAAGATGCATGATCATGAATGAGAATCCAGCAAAAACAGCATGAATTCCAAAAAGGATTGGAGCTACGAATAAGAATGAAAACTCGATTGGCTCAGTAATACCAGTAAGGAATGATGTTAAACCAGCTGAAGCCATTAAACCACCAACAAAAACCTTCTTTTCTGGACGAGCTTCGTGGTAGATCGCTAATGCTGCTGCTGGTAATCCGAACATCATGAATGGGAATTTACCAGTCATGAATGTACCTGCTGTTAAGTTTTGAACATTATCAGAGATTTGCGCCATGAATATACGCTGATCACCGCGAACAACTTCTCCTGCTTTTGTTACATATTCACCAAATTCATACCAGAATGGTGAGTAGAAAATGTGATGTAAACCAAATGGGATTAATGAACGCTCAATAACACCAAAGATAAAAGCAGATAGTGTTAAGTTTGCGTGTACCATGTTATGAGAAAATGCATTTAGGCCTGATTGAATCGGCGGCCAAATAACTAACATTACAAGACCTAATAAAACTGCAGATCCAGCAGTTACGATTGGAACAAAACGTTTCCCTGCAAAGAATCCTAAATAAGATGGTAATTCAATTTCATAGAAACGATTGTACAAGGATGCTGCGACGATACCGACGATAATACCACCAAACACACCAGTTTGTAATGTTGAAATACCTAGTACAGTTGCATGACCAACATCGCCTTCTTGAATACCTAAAACTGTACCCATTGTAACGTTCATAATGAGGTATCCAATAATAGCAGCTAGTCCAGCTGTTCCTTCACCGCCAGCTAAACCAACAGCAACTCCCACCGCAAATAGCAATGCCAAGTTTCCGAATACAATGTCCCCAGCGTTTTGCATGACAGAAGCAACCATTTCGACGCCGCCGTTTCCTAAAAACGGAGCTAATTCAATTAAGGTTGGATTTCGAAGCGCTGCACCAAGTGCAAGCAGGATACCAGCTGCTGGTAGAAGTGCAACCTGGCAACATTAATGCTTTACCAACTTTTTGTAATACACCAAAAGCCTTTTTAAACATAATATAACCTCCAATTTTGTTTATTTACTCATTAACCGCTTACAAGCATTGCAAAATAAAAAGGCATGAGGAAAGGAGTGTAAAAGAAAACAAAAGCTTAAGGATAGGTTACCCAAAAACTCTTATTTCAATTACCCTTCTTTACTCATGCCTGATCGAATCAGTAACACGTAAAAAAATGATAATGACAGTATTATTTAATTTTCTTTTGTAGTCGCTGCAAATGCATTGTTAAATAGACTGCTTCTGCATCGAATACTGGTTTTGATAATGCTTGTTGTAAAACTTTAATGAGCTTCCAAGAGAGATTGTAACACACTGGATACTCCTCTTTCAAGAGGGAAGATATTTTTTCTGGTTCTTCAACCCGTTCTCCATTTTTTACACGTTCAATTGTGTAACGAAGATGGCGGACCAGTCTGGTGTAATCAATGCTATCTTTATTTATTTTTATTTTTAATTGTTCCTCAATCATATTGACTAATTTAGTCACGACCTGTGAGTCATAATTTACCTCTGAGAGTTCCCGATTCATTACAGAGCTGTGAATATGGAGTGCTATAAAACCCATTTCACCCTCGGGTAAGCGAATACCTGTTTTTGAGGAAATATGGTCTACTACTTCCTGTGCAATTCTATATTCAAATGGATAGAGAGTCTTTGTCTCAACTAAGAAGGGATTTCTTATTTCCATACCACTTGAAATTCGATTGAAAGTAAACATAAGGTGATCAGTTAATGCGACATGAATATGCTCATTAAGGGGGGCATTGGCTTTTGTTTTAATTAAATCAATTGCCGAGATAATAACTTCATGCATTTCACTATCAATAAACGGAAGGAGCTTTATATAGTCTTCCTGTTCCTTCTCATTTTTTAAAACAAAGAGTTTTTCAACAGAATTCGTATCAATCAAATCGCCTTGCTTTCGGTTAAAGCCAACCCCCTTGCCGATAATTACTACTTCACCAAAGGAGGAGTGTGACGCAATTAGAACATTGTTATTAAGAATCTTTCCTACCTCTACCCTCATTACCTCTCCTCTTTTCGACATAATACGACTCGTATTAACATATTAACCGCGGCTTAATTTTTAGTCAATGAAAAGATGCAAGCGAATACAATTAGAATAAATCCTTTTAGTTATGATGTCCATAATAAAAAAAGACCATGAATAATCATGGCCTTCTACAGTCAAACTACCTATTCTTTTAAGAAAATAAAGTATAAAACAAAGATGACGAAGAACATGTACATGATTGGGTGAATGTCTTTTCTTTTACCGCTCATGATCATAGTGATTGGATAGAAAATAAATCCTACCGCAATACCTGTTGCAATACTATAAGTAAGTGGCATTGCAATCATTGTTAAGAATGAAGGGACTGCTATTTCAAAACGAGACCATTTAATTTCTGCAAGTGATGATACCATCAATACCCCAACGATCACTAAAGCGGCTGATGTAACTGGAGCAGTAATAACTGATAGTAACGGGAAGAAGAACAGTGAAAGCAAGAAAAATCCAGCTGTAACCAATGCCGCAAATCCTGATCTTGCACCAGCAGCAACCCCTGCAGATGATTCAATATATGAAGTAGTTGTCGATGTACCAAATATTGAACCTACAAGTGATGCAATCGAGTCTGCTAACAAAGCTTTACCAGCATTCGGAAGCTTGTTGTCTTTCATCAAGCCTGCTTGATTTGCAACAGCCACTAATGTACCAGCATTATCAAAGAAATCAACAAATAGGAAAGTAAGAATAATCACCAGCATTTCAGAGGTATAGAAAGAGCTATCTCCAAACGATGTAAAAACAGCACCAAAAGTAGGTTTAATACTTGGAATTGTATCCACCACTTTAGTTGGGATTTCAATTAAATTGAAAATCATCCCCACAATTGCCGTAATGATCATCCCGTAAAAGACACCGCCATTAATTCGACGCGTCATAAAAATAACTGTAATCACGATACCAAAGATTGCTAGCAATGTATTACCGTTTGTTAAATCACCTAAACCAACTAAAGTTGCATCGTTATTAACAATAATTCCAGCATTTTTTAGTCCGATAAATGTTATAAATAAACCGATACCAGCTCCAACCGCATGCTTTAATTCAACTGGTATAGCATTAATTAATTTTTCACGAAGACCTGTTAAGGTTAAAAGCAAGAAGAATACACTTGAAATTAGAACTGCACCCAGTGCATGCTGCCAAGGGATACCGCTACCTAAAACGACTGTGTATGCAAAAAACGCATTTAAACCCATACCTGGTGCTAGTGCAATTGGGAATCTTCCTAAAAGCCCCATCATTATCGAACCAACCGCAGCAGCAAGTGCTGTTGCTACAAAGACCGCTCCATGGTCCATTCTTAATGCATCAGGTAAATCAGGAATAGTTGAAAGTGTTAAAGTAATCGGGTTAACGACCAAAATATAAGCCATTGCTAAAAATGTTGTAAGTCCACCTAAAAACTCACGGCGATAATTCGTACCAAGCTCTTCAAACTGAAAAAACTTTTTCAATTGTTTTCCTCCTCATAATCTTTTCAGAAAAATAAAAAATGCTCCGAGAGCGTCCTGGGAGCATTGACATGAGGTAGGTAAACAGGATAAGGAAAAAAGGATAGAATGATGACATTAAACCCAATCCCTTATTACTCTTCCCTCGTAGTCAAGCTATTTACGGCAGCTCGGTAGAAACTCTTGGGCCTTATCCCCAATATTATACGATGGTAAATCATTTGTATTCTAAGCACTTTTTAATATTACTATACCAACATAACAACAGTCAATAAAAAAAGCGAACATTTTATATGTCCGCTTTTTTATTGTTCGTATTTGTATTTTTTCGATTAAAGACCTATTCCCACTCAATTGTTGCAGGTGGCTTGCTAGTAATATCGTAAACAACACGGTTAATATGGGCAACTTCATTGACAATTCTTGTCGAAATTGTTTCTAACACATCCCATGGAATGCGCGCCCAGTCTGATGTCATCCCGTCAATTGATGTTACGGCACGAATCCCGATTGTGTAATCATACGTACGAGCATCGCCCATTACTCCGACGCTACGAATGTCAGGAAGCACAGTGAAGTACTGCCAAATATCACGGTCTAAGCCAGCCTTTTTAATTTCTTCTCGTAAAATCCAATCTGATTCACGAACAATCTCCAATTTATCTTCTGTGATAGCTCCTAAAACACGGATCCTAAACCAGGACCAGGGAATGGCTGTCTCCATACAATATCATCTGGAATTCCTAGTTCAGTACCCAATGCACGAACTTCATCTTTAAACAAGGTATTTAATGGCTCAATCAAAGTGAACTGCATATCTTCTGGAAGTCCGCCCACATTGTGGTGAGACTTAATCGTTTGTGCAGTAGCCGTTCCACTTTCAATGATATCTGTATAAAGTGTACCTTGTGCTAAGAAATCGATTCCCTTGAGCTTATGTGCTTCATCATCGAATACATAAATGAATTCGTTACCGATAATTTTCCGTTTCTGCTCAGGATCGGATACACCTTCTAATTTTGACATAAAGCGATCTCTTGCATCGACTTTGATAACGTTCATGTGGAAGCCTTCAGCAAAAGTTTTCATTACACTATCTGCTTCACCTTTCCGTAATAGACCGTGATCCACGAAAATACATGTTAATTGGTCCCCAATTGCTTTATGGATTAGCACAGCAACAACAGATGAATCAACGCCGCCACTCAATGCACATAAAACTTTTTTGTCGCCTACTAGTTCACGGATTTTTGTCATTTCGATATCAATGAAGTTTTCCATTGACCAGTTTGCTTCACAATTACAAACTCCAAATACAAAGTTCTTTAATAATTCATTTCCATACACTGAATGGCGAACTTCTGGATGGAATTGAACACCGTAAAATTTCCGATCTTCATTACTCATTGATGAAATTGGGCAGCTAGGGCTCGTTACATCCACTGTAAATCCAGCAGGTGCTTCTGTTACCAGGTCTCCATGGCTCATCCAGACAACTTGCTCCTCTGGTAACTTAGTGAATAAACGACTTTGTCTTTCTACCTTAATTTCTGCTTTTCCGTATTCTCTTTGCTTTGCTTGCTCTACTTTTCCACCTAAACTTACCGTCATTAACTGCATCCCGTAACAAATACCGAGGATTGGTAAGCCTAATTCAAAAATTTTCTCATCGCAACGGAATGAATTTTCATCGTAAACACTGTTTGGTCCACCAGAGAAAATAATTCCCTTTGGATTCATTGCTTTAATTTCCTCGGCTGTAATCGTATGTGGATGTAGTTCACTAAATACACCAAACTCACGAATACGGCGTGTAATCAATTGGTTATATTGGCTCCCGAAATCAAGCACAACAATTTTCTCTAAATCCTTAAACTCCGATTTTTTTACCACGATTGGACACCTCTTTAAACTAAAGTAATCTTGCCTTTATATTTCCCCTAAATACTAAAAAAACCAGAATTCTCTCCCCTCGTTTTTCACAAAAAGCAGAATTCTAGTATAGGTGCAAATATACTGTTTAATCTGCCTTCATAGTCAAATCATTTACGGTGATCTGGTAGAAACGTTCGAACCATATTTTCGAGTGTATATGAAGGTATAATAATTAGTTCCCAGATTATTTTATCAGTACAATATTTTTCAGGTCAAGCAATTGTCAACTATATTAATTTTTTCCATACTTATCAGTCTTCATTTTTACAGAAATAGTTTCCCTGATTATACCAATTCGAGTTCTCTCTATACTGTAATTTTCTCTAACACAAAATTCGAAATAATGGTAATATTATGTTATCCGATTATTTAATTTTGGAGGGGTAGGCTTTGAATAAGTACCTATTTATCACGACTAGAACAGAAAATTTTGATCCAGAGCAGATTCCTGCCCATTATGAGTATCTTAGCCGCTTAAAAAAAGAAAACAAATTAGAAATGTATGGACCATTTAGCGATGCTACTGGTGGGGCCTATATTATCCGGGCAGGATCTTATTCCGAAGCAAAGCGGATTGGCGAATTGGATCCTTTAATCAAAGCAGGTTGTTCCACGATTGTCGTTAAAGAATGGATGACGAAATAAAAAAGATGCTTCCCAAAACGGGAACATCTTTTTTATTTGATATTGCATAGACTATTTAACTTATCAAATTTACACCGAATTATTTATTTTTGATAGCTTACAGCTTGGCTTCCCATTTGAACCCAAGATGCTTCAAAACTATCTCTAGGAACGGAAGTATAGGATTGATCCGCTAGTGGATCGTTCAGATAAACATTCTGATCGTCATAGCCTACCACTAAAACACTGTGCTCTCGATACGTAATTTGAACCTCTCCAGATTGTGTATTCCATGTTGCAAACTCACTCTCAGGGAGTTGAGCAAATCTTGAATTCGTTATAACCCATACTGGTGAGCCTTCCTCTAACATATTGTATACAGATTCAATGCTTCCTCCAGATAAATCTACTATTCTACCAGGTAAATAGGTCTCTGCTAAATCTGCAATTGGACCATGGTAAACTCCATATCCCGAATTTTCAAAGGTGTAAATATCTCCGACGAAGCCTTCATTTGGATTTCCTCTTAAACCATTTTGATCACGGAAAGGAATAGTCTTAATTTCATTTGCAAGCGTCATTTTATCAACTGAGACACCCGCATACTGGAGCAGCATAGCCAGACTTGTCACTTCACATCCTCGTGCTAATTCAGGCAACTGCTGGATATGCGACACTCCATTTATCACGATTTTTCCATTCTGAACTTGGATTTCTGTCTCGGTTTGATTTGAATTCTGTATTTCATTTTCTTGAGATCCAGTTGAATTAGAATCAACCGTATCAGAAAGCTTTTGTTCTCCTTCAGTTACTTCTGTTATTTCATTACTATTTTCATTTGCATCTATAGTAGAGTCGGTTTTTTGGGCTTTTACATAACTAACGCTTATGAGAATTCCAACGACAAAGATTACGGAAAGAACTCTTAGTTTCAATTGTTTTACCCCTCTCTATTATTCTTCCATCTGTATATTTGGTAGCCTAATTATGACTGGGGTACCTTAAATGTTCCTTAAAAATGAGTCCATTACACATAAAAAGGCCACATCCATTTGGAATGTGGCCCTTCATTTCATCTATTCAGCTATTGTGCTGCGTTTGGCACCCTAACGTAAAAAGTGCTACCCTTTTCTAGCTCACTCGTTACTTTAATCGTTCCATTATGAGTTTCTACAATCCATTTCGCAATCGAAAGTCCTAACCCATGACCCCCGATTTGCCGGGTCTGGGCTTTATCCAATCGGTAAAATCGCTCAAAAATTCGATGGAAATCCTCTTTTTTGATGCCTATCCCCGTATCCTGAACTGCTATGCAAAGATCATGCCCCTCTTTTGTAAGGAAAAGCTTCACTTCGCCGCCGTTTGGCGTGTATTTAATGGCATTATCTAAAAAAATGTATAATAACTGCGATAATCTTTCTGGGTCACCAACGGTTTTTAGGAAGTTCGGTGCATATAAGCTGGTCGATATTTGCTTTTCTTTCGCAAGTGGGCTGACAGACTCCAATGCTTTTTCAGCAAGTGGTCTAAAATCAAAGGTTTCCTTTCTAAGCTCAATTGTATTTGAATCAGAACGGGCCAGTGTTAATAAATCACTGACTAAATTCGTCATCCGCTTTACTTCCTGCCTCATATTTGAAAGGAGTCTTCCTGTAAAATCTTCCTTCTTTGGTTCTATTGTCATTTCCATTGCATCAATGGAAGATAACATCACGGTTAGCGGTGTCCGTAATTCATGAGAAGCATCTGCGACAAATTCCCGTTGTCTTGTGAATGCACGGGTAATTGGCACCATTGCTTTTTTGGACATTTTCTGACTAATAAAAATGGCGAGCCCGAAAAACACAATTCCTAACACAACAAGGATCAGTAGAACCCAGTTAAAAAGTTGATAAGCAAAGGAAATATCCTTGCCGATATAAAGTTGACCAATAAATTTCCCATTAGAATAAATCGACTGACTGGCAATCAAGAGACGTATATCCTGCGCTGACTCAGGATGACGGAATTCCCCAGGTCTTCCTCTTCCCTTCGTATTCCCCTCAATGTGAAGTGTCTCATTAATCAATTCATTTCCGTTTACGATCCTTCTGTTAAGCAGGTTTAATAATGCTGGCCGTAAACGGCTGTCATCCTCATTACCCATGATGATTTCTCCGTCTGAATTCATCACGTAATAAAAAGCCTGATTCACACCTGCAAACACAATTTCTTGATTTTCTACACCTTTTAGATCTTTTTTTTCATTTTCCAATAAATAATTTTCAATAAAACTCGCTTCTTGTCCTACGAGGGATTGAAGCTCCCGTTCCGAGCTTTTCAAAATGGTAAGATAGAGTACTCCATAAACAATCACAATAAAAAGGATGAGGAAAAGAATTAGCAGACCGCTGTAAATTCGCGTTAAACGTCCTTGAGTGGTGCTAAACATATCTTTCCCTCGGGGTGTAATATAGCTTTGGATGAATGATAAAAAGCTAGTGTTCAAACTTATATCCCACCCCTCTAATGCTGTGAAGTAAATCTTGCTTTCCAACGCCTTTCAGCTTTTTCCTGATTAACTTTACAGTAGCATCTATGGCTTTAGGAGCAACATCTGAATCATAGCCCCAAATTCGGTCCAGTATGACCTCTCGCGGCATAACTTGTCCTTTATTTTGCACCAATAAATCCAACAACTGAAATTCCCTTGGACTAAGCTGAATTTCTTCACTTCCCAGACGAACAATATGGCTCATCCGGTTCAATATTAAATCTTGTATGTGAATTTCCTCCTCCAAAATGGGGGCATAGTTGCGGCGGGATAAGGCTCTTAATCGGGCCAGTAGCTCATCGATTTCAAATGGTTTGACTAAATAATCATCTGCTCCTGAATCCAGCCCTTCAATCCGGTCCTGCACGCTATCTTTGGCCGTTAGCATAAGAATTGCACCTGAATACCCTTGTTTACGCAAGCGACGGCAGACCTCTACGCCGGCTCCATTCGGCATCATCCAGTCAAGAATGAGTACATCATAATGAGAGTTAACACTGTAGTAAAAAGCATCTTCCCCGTCCTGTACCCACTCCACCTTGAATCCAGCCTTCTTTTTCAGCATATAGACAATTAGTTCCCCAAGATTGAGATCATCTTCGGCTAATAAGATATTCATGGTCATGAGCCCCTTTTACTTCAAGTGTTTTATATGTGCAGATGATATCCATTTACAAACACCTCCACCACTTGAATCGTACCAAATCAACCTTAATGTATCCTTAAAAAATTTATGACAATATAATATCCAGTATATAAAGACTGACCTAGAAGAACAATCCCAAGCATCATTGCCGGGATGAATTTAACTCTAGCAAAAAGACCGGATTCAGACCGATTTTTTCGTTCCAAAAAACTTTGTCTGCACACTCGAATTCCGTTCACGATGGATTGCAGAAGTAGGATAGCGGCCAGAAAAATACTGATATGCATAATTGCGATTGAATAGCCGAAATAAATCGGTAAAGCAAGCAACACAACAAAGGACAACGCCCACATGATACTCCAAAAATGGCGGACCCATAGGATTGCAGCTCCGGCGATTAGACCGATAAACAAATACACAATCATTTGATAGCTTTGATTCGATACTAAATAAAATAGCACAATTGCCGCAACCGACTCTCCCGTATATCCTACATAGGTAATAAGGGTATTTTTAAATCGGGAATTTTCTGCGATCGTCATGTTTCTTGAGCCTGTATGCTGCAGATTGATTCGGTTTGCCACGACCCCTTCCAAAATAACCCGGATTACTTCGCGTAGTAGAGTATTAAGATTAGAGAAATAAACTCTTACATAAGGGATTTTCGTTACAATCAATGCAATGAATAGATAAACTAGTATAGGCAATGCACGGTTTAGAATGTTCAAATTGTCCATAACACTTGCTATATTCACGTTGTCCATTATGCTTGTCATATTCATAATCAATCTCCTTTCTTTCTTATACAGAAAAAGAAGCACCTAATCTAAGCTGCCGGTGCTTCCTTTCCAGTATTCTTTCATTAACCTGCTTTATACTAGACTCTCTTTTTCACTCTTTAGCTTTTCAAGCTCCTTATTGACTTCCTCTTCATTCACATAGTTCCGGAAGGCAGTATCATGATTTGCTAATGGATTAGCAAATTGGTTACCAGCTTGTACCTCCGCTTCCATTAATAAAATTCGTTCTTCTGCCCGAGCAACCCCTCTTGTAATATTATCTGTTTGGA
The DNA window shown above is from Bacillus sp. T3 and carries:
- a CDS encoding response regulator transcription factor, with the translated sequence MNILLAEDDLNLGELIVYMLKKKAGFKVEWVQDGEDAFYYSVNSHYDVLILDWMMPNGAGVEVCRRLRKQGYSGAILMLTAKDSVQDRIEGLDSGADDYLVKPFEIDELLARLRALSRRNYAPILEEEIHIQDLILNRMSHIVRLGSEEIQLSPREFQLLDLLVQNKGQVMPREVILDRIWGYDSDVAPKAIDATVKLIRKKLKGVGKQDLLHSIRGVGYKFEH
- a CDS encoding sensor histidine kinase, whose amino-acid sequence is MNTSFLSFIQSYITPRGKDMFSTTQGRLTRIYSGLLILFLILFIVIVYGVLYLTILKSSERELQSLVGQEASFIENYLLENEKKDLKGVENQEIVFAGVNQAFYYVMNSDGEIIMGNEDDSRLRPALLNLLNRRIVNGNELINETLHIEGNTKGRGRPGEFRHPESAQDIRLLIASQSIYSNGKFIGQLYIGKDISFAYQLFNWVLLILVVLGIVFFGLAIFISQKMSKKAMVPITRAFTRQREFVADASHELRTPLTVMLSSIDAMEMTIEPKKEDFTGRLLSNMRQEVKRMTNLVSDLLTLARSDSNTIELRKETFDFRPLAEKALESVSPLAKEKQISTSLYAPNFLKTVGDPERLSQLLYIFLDNAIKYTPNGGEVKLFLTKEGHDLCIAVQDTGIGIKKEDFHRIFERFYRLDKAQTRQIGGHGLGLSIAKWIVETHNGTIKVTSELEKGSTFYVRVPNAAQ
- a CDS encoding NCS2 family permease, whose protein sequence is MKKFFQFEELGTNYRREFLGGLTTFLAMAYILVVNPITLTLSTIPDLPDALRMDHGAVFVATALAAAVGSIMMGLLGRFPIALAPGMGLNAFFAYTVVLGSGIPWQHALGAVLISSVFFLLLTLTGLREKLINAIPVELKHAVGAGIGLFITFIGLKNAGIIVNNDATLVGLGDLTNGNTLLAIFGIVITVIFMTRRINGGVFYGMIITAIVGMIFNLIEIPTKVVDTIPSIKPTFGAVFTSFGDSSFYTSEMLVIILTFLFVDFFDNAGTLVAVANQAGLMKDNKLPNAGKALLADSIASLVGSIFGTSTTTSYIESSAGVAAGARSGFAALVTAGFFLLSLFFFPLLSVITAPVTSAALVIVGVLMVSSLAEIKWSRFEIAVPSFLTMIAMPLTYSIATGIAVGFIFYPITMIMSGKRKDIHPIMYMFFVIFVLYFIFLKE
- the ptsG gene encoding glucose-specific PTS transporter subunit IIBC; this encodes MLLALGAALRNPTLIELAPFLGNGGVEMVASVMQNAGDIVFGNLALLFAVGVAVGLAGGEGTAGLAAIIGYLIMNVTMGTVLGIQEGDVGHATVLGISTLQTGVFGGIIVGIVAASLYNRFYEIELPSYLGFFAGKRFVPIVTAGSAVLLGLVMLVIWPPIQSGLNAFSHNMVHANLTLSAFIFGVIERSLIPFGLHHIFYSPFWYEFGEYVTKAGEVVRGDQRIFMAQISDNVQNLTAGTFMTGKFPFMMFGLPAAALAIYHEARPEKKVFVGGLMASAGLTSFLTGITEPIEFSFLFVAPILFGIHAVFAGFSFMIMHLLDVKIGMTFSGGLIDYILFGLINPQTHAWLVIPVGLAFAVVYYFGFRFAIRKFDLKTPGRELTEEEEGPATGQTSDLPYNILEAMGGQENIAHLDACITRLRVSVKDVKNVDKDRLKKLGAAGVLEVGNNIQAIFGPRSETIKGQMKDIISGKKPKPATAAPTAQATAQTGAKKEDTIISPIKGEIKPITEVPDAVFSGKMMGDGFAIIPSEGTIVSPVDGKIVNLFPTKHAIGILSDGGREILIHVGIDTVNLKGQGFEALVSENDRVVKGQPLLKVDLEFIKQNAPSIITPIVFTNLDAGETVVVKKQGTVNLKEENIISITK
- a CDS encoding YciI family protein encodes the protein MNKYLFITTRTENFDPEQIPAHYEYLSRLKKENKLEMYGPFSDATGGAYIIRAGSYSEAKRIGELDPLIKAGCSTIVVKEWMTK
- the glcT gene encoding glucose PTS transporter transcription antiterminator GlcT; the protein is MRVEVGKILNNNVLIASHSSFGEVVIIGKGVGFNRKQGDLIDTNSVEKLFVLKNEKEQEDYIKLLPFIDSEMHEVIISAIDLIKTKANAPLNEHIHVALTDHLMFTFNRISSGMEIRNPFLVETKTLYPFEYRIAQEVVDHISSKTGIRLPEGEMGFIALHIHSSVMNRELSEVNYDSQVVTKLVNMIEEQLKIKINKDSIDYTRLVRHLRYTIERVKNGERVEEPEKISSLLKEEYPVCYNLSWKLIKVLQQALSKPVFDAEAVYLTMHLQRLQKKIK
- a CDS encoding C39 family peptidase; this encodes MKLRVLSVIFVVGILISVSYVKAQKTDSTIDANENSNEITEVTEGEQKLSDTVDSNSTGSQENEIQNSNQTETEIQVQNGKIVINGVSHIQQLPELARGCEVTSLAMLLQYAGVSVDKMTLANEIKTIPFRDQNGLRGNPNEGFVGDIYTFENSGYGVYHGPIADLAETYLPGRIVDLSGGSIESVYNMLEEGSPVWVITNSRFAQLPESEFATWNTQSGEVQITYREHSVLVVGYDDQNVYLNDPLADQSYTSVPRDSFEASWVQMGSQAVSYQK
- a CDS encoding M50 family metallopeptidase; the encoded protein is MNMTSIMDNVNIASVMDNLNILNRALPILVYLFIALIVTKIPYVRVYFSNLNTLLREVIRVILEGVVANRINLQHTGSRNMTIAENSRFKNTLITYVGYTGESVAAIVLFYLVSNQSYQMIVYLFIGLIAGAAILWVRHFWSIMWALSFVVLLALPIYFGYSIAIMHISIFLAAILLLQSIVNGIRVCRQSFLERKNRSESGLFARVKFIPAMMLGIVLLGQSLYTGYYIVINFLRIH